The following are encoded in a window of Actinomycetes bacterium genomic DNA:
- a CDS encoding aspartate carbamoyltransferase catalytic subunit has protein sequence MNKHLLSAADLSAADVTRVLDTAAHLAAVTDRAIKKLPTLRGRTVCNLFFEDSTRTRISFELAAKRLSADVINFSAKGSSVSKGESLKDTAITLEAMGVDAIVIRHGASGAPWRLAEWVDAVVVNAGDGTHEHPTQALLDLYTMRQRFPSFDGLRVAIVGDVLHSRVARSNVLALTTMGAEVTLVAPPTLLPARVETWGVTVSYDLDAVLPKQDVVMLLRMQLERQRAGFFPSLREYARLYGLDARRLDAMPPHAIVMHPGPMNRGVEIAADVADSIERSVIASQVSNGISVRMGLLYLLLGGPAVAGEVPR, from the coding sequence ATGAACAAGCACCTGCTGTCGGCCGCCGACCTGTCGGCCGCGGACGTGACCCGCGTGCTCGACACCGCCGCCCACCTCGCCGCGGTCACCGACCGGGCCATCAAGAAGCTCCCCACCCTGCGCGGCCGGACCGTCTGCAACCTGTTCTTCGAGGACTCGACCCGCACCCGGATCTCGTTCGAGCTGGCCGCGAAGCGGCTCTCGGCCGACGTCATCAACTTCTCGGCCAAAGGCTCGAGCGTGTCCAAGGGCGAGAGCCTGAAGGACACCGCGATCACCCTCGAGGCCATGGGGGTGGACGCGATCGTGATCCGCCACGGCGCCTCGGGCGCGCCCTGGCGCCTGGCCGAGTGGGTCGACGCCGTGGTCGTCAACGCCGGCGACGGCACCCACGAGCACCCCACCCAGGCCCTGCTCGACCTGTACACGATGCGCCAGCGCTTCCCGAGCTTCGACGGGCTCCGGGTCGCGATCGTCGGGGACGTGCTCCACTCCCGGGTCGCCCGGTCCAACGTGCTCGCCCTCACCACCATGGGCGCCGAGGTGACCCTGGTCGCCCCGCCGACCCTGCTGCCGGCCCGGGTCGAGACCTGGGGGGTGACCGTCTCCTACGACCTGGACGCCGTGCTGCCCAAGCAGGACGTGGTCATGCTGCTGCGCATGCAGCTCGAGCGGCAGCGGGCAGGCTTCTTTCCGTCGCTGCGGGAGTACGCCCGCCTCTACGGGCTGGACGCCCGGCGGCTGGACGCGATGCCCCCCCACGCGATCGTGATGCACCCGGGGCCGATGAACCGGGGGGTCGAGATCGCCGCCGACGTGGCCGACTCGATCGAGCGCTCGGTGATCGCAAGCCAGGTGAGCAACGGCATCAGCGTGCGCATGGGCCTGCTCTACCTGCTGCTCGGCGGCCCGGCGGTGGCCGGGGAGGTGCCCAGGTGA
- the carB gene encoding carbamoyl-phosphate synthase large subunit gives MPLRSDLRSVLVVGSGPIVIGQAAEFDYSGTQACRALRALGLRVVLVNSNPATIMTDPEVADATYLEPLTAERVGAVLDAERPDALLPTLGGQTALNLAVELTESGALERAGTRLVGATVEAVRRAESRRAFTEVCRASGLELPRGIEVGSVDDGLAAVAELGLPVVLRPSFTLGGWGGGVAHRQDQLAELLGQGLAASPVHRVLLEEAVLGWKEFELEVMRDRADNAVVVCSIENLDPMGVHTGDSITVAPQMTLSDVEYQAMRDDAITVLRAVGVETGGANVQFAVDPASGRRVVIEMNPRVSRSSALASKATGFPIAKVAALLAVGFTLDEIRNEVTGKTAAAFEPTIDYVVCKVPRFAFEKFPGADPALTTRMKSVGEVMAIGRTFPEALQKAFRSLETGSEGVWEAQPEAGSSLPLDAGQDGGREAQPEAGSSHRGGNKRPPEPPRAPASESGPRASGLALASGPVQLLADVAVPTEQRLHHVMRALRDGCTVEEVAAASSIDPWFVDGIARVVEVGAEVEAAGSIDALGRDLLWRAKRHGFSDRQLAAAVGSTEGEVRTRRRALGVEPVYRSVDTCAGEFEASTPYFYSTYEEETEVPATAQPRVVVLGSGPNRIGQGVEFDTACVHAVQALREAGYETVMVNCNPETVSTDYDVADRLYIEPLTCEDVLEVCRAEARSGPLVGVIVTMGGQTPLQLAHGLAAARVPLLGTPSEAIDLAEDRGRFGAVLARCGLDAPPWGQAATAEEAWAVAERVGYPVLVRPSYVLGGRSMEVCYDADALARSPALASVRLSGRPVLVDRFLEDAVEVDVDALADATGEVLVCGVMEHIEEAGVHSGDSACVLPPITLGTDQVAAIGEATARLARELGVVGILNVQFAVKGDRLYVIEANPRASRSVPFVEKVTGLPVAKAAALLGIGATLASLREAGMLPPGRGVLAPEPAHVGVKEAVLPFARFPGADSLLGPEMRSTGEVLGLDRAFGAAFAKSQEAAYGALPTKGVAFLSVRNADKRAIVLPAKRLVDLGFELVATAGTAGVLARNGVPAAVVRKVGEGPDNVADRIRAGEIDVVVNTPQGSGPRSDGYEIRAAAVAADIPIVTTLSGLTAMVQGVEARLAGQFTVRSIQAWHAQGEEGLAGPIRPGAGLGAGAGDAGPGKAGPGETRAAREAGPEKAEAEKAREARAGEAGPREAGAERAGAERAGAERARAERARAGEAGTRVAG, from the coding sequence ATGCCGCTCCGCAGCGACCTCCGCTCCGTCCTGGTCGTCGGGTCAGGGCCGATCGTGATCGGCCAGGCGGCCGAGTTCGACTACTCGGGCACCCAGGCATGCCGGGCACTGCGCGCCCTCGGCCTGCGCGTGGTCCTGGTCAACTCCAACCCGGCCACGATCATGACCGACCCCGAGGTGGCCGACGCCACCTACCTCGAGCCGCTCACCGCCGAGCGGGTCGGAGCGGTGCTCGACGCCGAGCGGCCGGACGCGCTGCTGCCCACCCTCGGCGGCCAGACCGCCCTCAACCTGGCCGTCGAGCTGACTGAGAGCGGCGCCCTGGAACGGGCCGGGACCCGGCTCGTCGGCGCCACCGTCGAGGCGGTCAGGCGGGCCGAGTCCCGCCGGGCGTTCACCGAGGTCTGCAGGGCGAGCGGACTCGAGCTGCCCCGCGGGATCGAGGTGGGGTCGGTCGACGACGGCCTCGCCGCCGTCGCCGAGCTCGGTCTGCCCGTGGTCCTGCGGCCCTCGTTCACGCTGGGGGGCTGGGGCGGGGGCGTGGCCCACCGCCAGGACCAGCTCGCCGAGCTGCTCGGCCAGGGGCTCGCTGCCAGCCCGGTCCACCGGGTGCTGCTCGAGGAGGCGGTGCTCGGCTGGAAGGAGTTCGAGCTCGAGGTGATGCGTGACCGGGCCGACAACGCGGTGGTCGTCTGCTCGATCGAGAACCTCGACCCGATGGGGGTGCACACCGGCGACTCGATCACGGTCGCGCCCCAGATGACCCTGTCCGACGTCGAGTATCAGGCGATGCGGGACGACGCGATCACGGTGCTGCGGGCCGTCGGGGTCGAGACGGGCGGCGCGAACGTGCAGTTCGCGGTCGACCCGGCCAGCGGCCGCCGGGTGGTGATCGAGATGAACCCCAGGGTCTCCCGGTCCTCCGCGCTGGCCTCCAAGGCGACCGGGTTCCCGATCGCGAAGGTCGCCGCCCTGCTCGCGGTCGGCTTCACCCTCGACGAGATCCGCAACGAGGTGACCGGCAAGACCGCCGCCGCCTTCGAGCCGACCATCGACTACGTCGTGTGCAAGGTGCCCAGGTTCGCGTTCGAGAAGTTCCCGGGCGCCGACCCGGCGCTGACCACCAGGATGAAGTCGGTCGGGGAGGTCATGGCGATCGGCCGCACGTTCCCGGAGGCGCTGCAGAAGGCCTTTCGGTCGCTCGAGACCGGTTCCGAGGGTGTCTGGGAGGCACAACCCGAGGCAGGATCGTCGTTGCCGCTCGATGCCGGCCAGGACGGCGGCCGGGAGGCACAACCCGAGGCAGGATCGTCCCATCGGGGGGGCAACAAGCGCCCCCCCGAACCCCCCCGGGCTCCCGCTTCGGAATCGGGCCCCCGGGCTTCCGGTCTTGCTCTGGCCTCCGGTCCCGTGCAGCTCCTCGCCGACGTGGCGGTGCCGACCGAGCAGCGCCTGCACCACGTCATGCGGGCGCTGCGGGACGGCTGCACGGTCGAGGAGGTGGCCGCGGCCTCGTCGATCGACCCGTGGTTCGTGGACGGGATCGCCCGCGTCGTCGAGGTCGGGGCCGAGGTGGAGGCGGCCGGCAGCATCGACGCGCTCGGCCGGGACCTGCTCTGGCGGGCCAAGCGGCACGGCTTCTCCGACCGCCAGCTCGCCGCGGCGGTCGGGTCGACCGAGGGCGAGGTGCGGACCAGGCGCCGCGCCCTCGGGGTGGAGCCGGTCTACCGCTCGGTCGACACCTGCGCGGGCGAGTTCGAGGCGTCCACCCCCTACTTCTACTCGACCTACGAGGAGGAGACGGAGGTGCCGGCCACCGCCCAGCCCCGGGTGGTGGTGCTCGGGTCGGGACCCAACCGCATCGGCCAGGGGGTCGAGTTCGACACCGCCTGCGTGCACGCCGTCCAGGCGCTGCGCGAGGCCGGCTACGAGACGGTCATGGTGAACTGCAACCCGGAGACCGTCTCGACCGACTACGACGTCGCCGACCGCCTCTACATCGAGCCGCTCACCTGCGAGGACGTGCTCGAGGTGTGCCGGGCCGAGGCGCGCTCGGGGCCGCTTGTCGGCGTGATCGTCACCATGGGCGGCCAGACCCCCCTGCAGCTCGCCCACGGGCTGGCCGCCGCCCGGGTGCCCCTGCTCGGCACCCCGAGCGAGGCGATCGACCTGGCCGAGGACCGGGGTCGCTTCGGCGCGGTGCTGGCCCGCTGCGGGCTCGACGCCCCGCCATGGGGCCAGGCCGCCACCGCCGAGGAGGCATGGGCGGTGGCCGAGCGGGTCGGCTACCCGGTCCTGGTCCGACCTTCCTACGTGCTCGGCGGCCGCTCGATGGAGGTCTGCTACGACGCCGACGCCCTGGCCCGGTCGCCCGCGCTGGCCAGCGTGCGCCTGTCAGGCCGGCCCGTGCTGGTCGACCGCTTCCTCGAGGACGCGGTCGAGGTCGACGTCGACGCGCTCGCCGACGCCACTGGGGAGGTGCTTGTCTGCGGGGTGATGGAGCACATCGAAGAGGCCGGCGTGCACTCCGGCGACTCCGCCTGCGTGCTGCCGCCCATCACCCTGGGAACCGACCAGGTGGCGGCGATCGGCGAGGCCACCGCGAGGCTCGCCCGCGAGCTCGGGGTGGTCGGCATCCTCAACGTGCAGTTCGCGGTCAAGGGCGACCGGCTGTATGTGATCGAGGCCAACCCGCGCGCGAGCCGGTCGGTCCCGTTCGTGGAGAAGGTCACCGGCCTGCCGGTCGCCAAGGCGGCCGCGCTGCTCGGCATCGGAGCGACCCTGGCGAGCCTGCGCGAGGCCGGCATGCTGCCGCCCGGGCGGGGGGTGCTCGCGCCCGAGCCGGCCCATGTCGGGGTCAAGGAGGCGGTCCTGCCCTTCGCCCGCTTCCCGGGCGCCGATTCGCTGCTGGGACCCGAGATGCGCTCGACCGGCGAGGTCCTCGGCCTGGACCGGGCCTTCGGGGCCGCCTTCGCCAAGAGCCAGGAGGCCGCCTACGGCGCCCTGCCGACCAAGGGGGTGGCGTTCCTGTCGGTGCGCAACGCCGACAAGCGGGCGATCGTGCTGCCCGCCAAGCGCCTCGTCGACCTCGGCTTCGAGCTGGTGGCCACGGCCGGCACGGCCGGCGTGCTGGCCCGCAACGGGGTGCCGGCCGCGGTCGTCCGCAAGGTGGGCGAGGGCCCCGACAACGTGGCCGACCGCATCCGGGCCGGGGAGATCGACGTGGTCGTCAACACCCCCCAGGGCTCGGGTCCGCGCAGCGACGGCTACGAGATCCGCGCTGCCGCTGTGGCCGCCGACATCCCGATCGTCACCACCCTGTCCGGCCTGACCGCCATGGTCCAGGGCGTAGAGGCGCGCCTGGCCGGCCAGTTCACGGTCCGCTCGATCCAGGCCTGGCACGCCCAGGGCGAGGAGGGCCTAGCCGGGCCCATCCGGCCCGGCGCCGGCCTTGGGGCCGGGGCCGGGGATGCCGGGCCCGGGAAGGCCGGGCCAGGGGAGACTAGAGCGGCCAGGGAGGCCGGGCCAGAGAAAGCCGAGGCCGAAAAGGCCAGGGAGGCCAGGGCCGGGGAGGCCGGGCCTAGGGAGGCCGGGGCCGAGAGGGCCGGGGCCGAGAGGGCCGGGGCCGAGAGGGCCAGGGCCGAGAGGGCCAGGGCCGGGGAGGCCGGGACGAGGGTGGCCGGGTGA
- the carA gene encoding glutamine-hydrolyzing carbamoyl-phosphate synthase small subunit: MMRAGAPQTVPGPEGRQARAALLVLEDGTAFRGEAFAGGGTVAGEVVFNTAMSGYQEVLTDPSYHGQLVCMAAPEVGNYGTTAADAESDRVQVAAFLVRQAARRPSSWRAERSLAEELEAARVPGVEGLDTRRLVRHLRTAGAMRGALSTETGDAEALRRLALDAPDPTGLALVDRVTRADPVELPADGEERYRVVLYDFGAKANIGRRLRRLGARVRVVPASTPAADVLAWKPDGVMLSNGPGDPATVVGGVAATAGLLGRVPLFGICLGHQLLGLAVGGRTMRLPFGHRGVNQPVVEVVTGRVAVTSHNHGFAVDAQSLPASVRITYRNANDGVVEGLECLDAPAFSVQYHPEAAPGPHDAHPLFQRFAITMDAGRLHRSG, from the coding sequence ATGATGCGGGCGGGCGCACCCCAGACGGTGCCCGGGCCGGAGGGGCGCCAGGCGCGGGCCGCGCTGCTGGTGCTCGAGGACGGGACCGCGTTCCGGGGGGAGGCGTTCGCGGGCGGCGGGACGGTAGCCGGGGAGGTGGTGTTCAACACGGCCATGAGCGGCTACCAGGAGGTGCTCACCGACCCGTCCTACCACGGGCAGCTGGTGTGCATGGCCGCCCCCGAGGTGGGCAACTACGGCACCACCGCGGCCGACGCCGAGTCCGACCGGGTGCAGGTGGCGGCGTTCCTTGTCCGCCAGGCGGCCAGGCGCCCGTCGAGCTGGCGGGCCGAGCGCAGCCTGGCCGAGGAGCTGGAGGCGGCCAGGGTGCCCGGGGTCGAGGGCCTGGACACGCGGCGGCTGGTCCGCCACCTGCGCACCGCCGGGGCGATGCGGGGCGCGCTGTCCACCGAGACCGGCGACGCCGAGGCCCTGCGCCGGCTCGCCCTGGACGCACCCGACCCGACCGGCCTCGCCCTGGTCGACAGGGTGACGCGCGCCGACCCCGTGGAGCTGCCCGCCGACGGGGAGGAGCGCTACCGGGTCGTGCTCTACGACTTCGGGGCCAAGGCCAACATCGGCCGGCGGCTGCGCCGGCTCGGCGCCCGGGTGCGGGTGGTGCCCGCGTCGACGCCGGCCGCCGACGTGCTTGCCTGGAAGCCGGACGGCGTGATGCTGTCCAACGGCCCGGGCGACCCGGCCACCGTCGTGGGTGGTGTGGCGGCGACCGCCGGGCTGCTCGGGCGGGTGCCGCTCTTCGGCATCTGCCTCGGCCACCAGCTCCTCGGCCTCGCCGTGGGCGGGCGGACCATGCGCCTGCCCTTCGGGCACCGGGGCGTGAACCAGCCGGTCGTCGAGGTGGTCACCGGCCGGGTCGCGGTCACCAGCCACAACCACGGGTTCGCGGTCGACGCCCAGAGCCTGCCGGCCAGCGTCCGGATCACCTACCGCAACGCCAACGACGGAGTGGTCGAGGGCCTGGAATGCCTCGACGCGCCCGCCTTCTCGGTCCAGTACCACCCGGAGGCCGCCCCCGGCCCCCACGACGCCCACCCGCTGTTCCAGCGCTTCGCCATCACGATGGACGCCGGCCGGCTCCATCGCTCCGGGTAG
- a CDS encoding ThuA domain-containing protein, whose protein sequence is MGAGPRRRAAAALAALTLALAGTGCGEGSRPPDRTAPPETAAPAATGGGPFRVLVFTRTAGFRHRSIEDGVAAIRRLGQQHGFGVDDTADATRIGQGLAAYRAVVFLSTTGEVLDGGQQAALQRYLRGGGGWVGVHAAADAEYHWPWYGGLVGAWFRRHPAVQRAVVLTEPAAGATEPAAGAPAGALPRRWERTDEWYDFRTNPRGRVRVLATLDESTYSGGGMGGDHPIAWCHRYDGGRAWYTAMGHTSESFQEPLYLVHLLAGIRYAAGAGGTRCGPGG, encoded by the coding sequence ATGGGAGCTGGACCGAGGCGACGCGCGGCGGCCGCGCTGGCAGCCCTCACGCTGGCCCTCGCCGGGACCGGCTGCGGGGAAGGCTCCCGCCCGCCGGACCGCACGGCGCCGCCGGAGACGGCCGCTCCGGCCGCCACCGGCGGCGGGCCGTTCCGGGTGCTCGTGTTCACCAGGACGGCCGGCTTCCGGCACCGGTCCATCGAGGACGGGGTCGCGGCGATCCGGCGCCTGGGGCAGCAGCACGGGTTCGGGGTCGACGACACCGCCGACGCCACCCGGATCGGCCAGGGCCTCGCCGCGTACCGGGCCGTCGTGTTCCTGTCCACCACCGGCGAGGTGCTCGACGGCGGCCAGCAGGCCGCCCTCCAGCGCTACCTCCGAGGCGGGGGCGGCTGGGTCGGCGTCCATGCCGCCGCCGACGCGGAGTACCACTGGCCCTGGTACGGCGGGCTGGTCGGCGCCTGGTTCCGGCGCCACCCGGCCGTCCAGCGCGCCGTGGTCCTCACCGAGCCGGCCGCCGGCGCCACCGAGCCGGCCGCCGGCGCCCCGGCCGGGGCGTTGCCCCGGCGCTGGGAGCGCACCGACGAGTGGTACGACTTCAGGACCAACCCCCGCGGCCGGGTCCGGGTGCTCGCCACCCTCGACGAGTCGACCTACTCTGGCGGCGGGATGGGCGGCGACCACCCGATCGCCTGGTGCCACCGGTACGACGGCGGCCGGGCCTGGTACACGGCCATGGGCCACACCAGCGAGAGCTTCCAGGAGCCGCTCTACCTCGTCCACCTGCTCGCCGGCATCCGCTACGCGGCCGGGGCCGGCGGGACCCGCTGCGGTCCGGGCGGGTAG
- a CDS encoding dihydroorotate dehydrogenase electron transfer subunit → MTGPAGERCLVVARGRAGVYHRLTVAAPAVAATARAGQFVEVRPAADQSLLLRRAFSVHAADAAAGTVEVVFDVVGPGTRALAGVGPGDTVDVLGPFGRPFAPPTPPAGNGGGPPAPQTGSRGGPPACLLVGGGYGTAPLFLLAGDLRARGCPVDVLIGASTAARLLEPEACARLGRSLTVTTDDGSTGRRGVVTDPMPELLARARTRQVYACGPMPMLAAVSRTAAAAGVPCQVAVEERMACGTGICFSCVVPVLDGPGEPGGPSSTGTTRMARSCIEGPVFDGAAVAWAELGLAPTGAGVGLAPAAPGLARSVPAARIPGPSGGSTPGREPDPAPDRAGVGERAP, encoded by the coding sequence GTGACCGGGCCGGCCGGGGAGCGCTGCCTGGTGGTGGCCCGCGGGCGGGCCGGCGTCTACCACCGGCTCACCGTGGCCGCCCCGGCGGTCGCGGCCACCGCCCGGGCCGGGCAGTTCGTCGAGGTGCGGCCCGCGGCCGACCAGTCGCTCCTGCTCAGGCGTGCCTTCTCGGTCCACGCGGCCGACGCCGCCGCGGGCACCGTCGAGGTCGTGTTCGACGTGGTCGGCCCGGGCACCCGCGCCCTGGCCGGCGTCGGCCCGGGTGACACGGTCGACGTGCTCGGGCCGTTCGGCCGCCCGTTCGCCCCGCCCACTCCCCCGGCCGGCAACGGTGGCGGGCCGCCCGCCCCCCAGACCGGCAGCCGCGGCGGGCCGCCCGCCTGCCTGCTCGTCGGGGGCGGCTACGGCACCGCGCCGCTGTTCCTGCTCGCCGGGGACCTGCGCGCGCGCGGCTGCCCGGTGGACGTGCTGATCGGCGCGTCGACCGCGGCCCGCCTGCTCGAGCCGGAGGCGTGCGCCCGCCTCGGCCGCTCGCTCACGGTCACCACCGACGACGGCTCGACCGGGCGCCGCGGGGTGGTCACCGACCCAATGCCCGAGCTGCTCGCCCGGGCCCGCACCAGGCAGGTCTACGCCTGCGGCCCCATGCCGATGCTGGCCGCGGTGAGCCGCACCGCCGCCGCGGCCGGGGTGCCCTGCCAGGTCGCGGTCGAGGAGCGGATGGCGTGTGGGACCGGCATCTGCTTCTCCTGCGTGGTCCCGGTGCTGGACGGCCCGGGGGAGCCGGGCGGGCCGTCCAGCACCGGGACCACGCGCATGGCCAGGTCATGCATTGAGGGGCCGGTCTTCGACGGCGCCGCCGTCGCCTGGGCCGAGCTGGGCCTCGCCCCGACCGGGGCTGGAGTGGGCCTCGCCCCGGCCGCCCCGGGCCTGGCCCGCTCCGTGCCGGCCGCGCGCATCCCGGGTCCAAGCGGCGGGTCGACGCCGGGCCGGGAGCCCGACCCCGCCCCGGATCGGGCCGGGGTGGGGGAGCGGGCGCCGTGA
- a CDS encoding LysE family translocator, which produces MSIVDGSLLVAYLLMITVLMLTPGPDMLFVLATGIRGGSRAGFVAALGVALGETVHLLAAAAGLAAVFRAAPVLYDAVRLAGGAYLVWLGVRTLLARGGALVGGGHGARSPRWALWRGTVTNLLNPKMALFTVALLPQFVDPARGRVPLQLLVLGTCFLVVEIAVDGTVGLAAGRLNRFLTRRRNLARGLDVVGGSIFLGLGAKVALTR; this is translated from the coding sequence ATGTCGATCGTGGACGGTTCCTTGTTGGTCGCCTACCTGCTCATGATCACGGTGCTGATGCTCACACCAGGCCCGGACATGCTGTTCGTGCTCGCGACCGGGATCCGCGGAGGGTCCCGGGCCGGCTTCGTCGCCGCGCTCGGCGTCGCCCTGGGCGAGACCGTCCACCTGCTCGCCGCCGCGGCCGGCCTGGCCGCGGTGTTCCGCGCCGCCCCGGTGCTCTACGACGCCGTGCGGCTGGCCGGGGGGGCCTACCTGGTGTGGCTCGGCGTGCGGACCCTGCTGGCCCGGGGCGGCGCCCTCGTCGGCGGCGGGCACGGGGCACGCAGCCCGCGCTGGGCGTTGTGGCGCGGCACGGTGACCAACCTGCTGAACCCGAAGATGGCACTGTTCACCGTCGCGCTCCTGCCCCAGTTCGTGGACCCGGCCCGCGGCCGGGTCCCGCTGCAGCTGCTGGTGCTGGGCACCTGCTTCCTGGTGGTGGAGATCGCCGTCGACGGGACCGTCGGGCTGGCCGCTGGCCGCCTCAACCGGTTCCTGACCCGCCGCCGCAACCTGGCCCGCGGGCTCGACGTGGTCGGCGGCTCGATCTTCCTCGGCCTGGGGGCCAAGGTCGCCCTCACCCGCTGA
- the pyrR gene encoding bifunctional pyr operon transcriptional regulator/uracil phosphoribosyltransferase PyrR: MSGSSVAVMDAADVGRALTRIAHEVVERNKGTGDVVLVGIHTRGVPLAGRLAARLGEIEGRPVPAGALDVTMYRDDIGLRPPGATHATHLPFDLGGKVVVLVDDVLYTGRTIRAALDALVDFGRPRAIQLAVLVDRGHRELPLRADYVGKNVPTAADEAVRVRLAETDGADGVVIHRGAGLEPPGTAGPPARPGGGPPPARSGGPPPAARRGTRA, translated from the coding sequence ATGTCCGGGAGCTCCGTGGCGGTCATGGACGCCGCCGACGTGGGGCGGGCCCTCACCCGCATCGCCCACGAGGTGGTCGAGCGCAACAAGGGCACCGGGGACGTGGTGCTGGTGGGCATCCACACCCGGGGCGTGCCGCTGGCCGGACGGCTCGCGGCCAGGCTGGGCGAGATCGAGGGCCGGCCGGTCCCGGCCGGCGCGCTCGACGTGACCATGTACCGCGACGACATCGGCCTGCGCCCGCCGGGCGCCACCCACGCCACCCACCTGCCCTTCGACCTCGGCGGCAAGGTGGTCGTGCTGGTGGACGACGTGCTCTACACCGGCCGCACGATCCGGGCCGCGCTCGACGCGCTGGTCGACTTCGGGCGCCCGCGCGCCATCCAGCTCGCCGTCCTGGTCGACCGCGGCCACCGGGAGCTGCCGCTGCGCGCCGACTACGTGGGCAAGAACGTGCCCACCGCAGCCGACGAGGCCGTCCGGGTCCGCCTGGCCGAGACCGACGGCGCCGACGGCGTCGTCATCCACCGGGGGGCTGGCCTTGAGCCCCCCGGAACCGCCGGCCCCCCTGCCCGGCCCGGCGGGGGTCCGCCGCCCGCGCGGAGCGGGGGTCCGCCGCCCGCCGCCCGGAGGGGGACGCGCGCATGA
- a CDS encoding dihydroorotase: protein MVDPAGGHDGQHDVLVRDGLVAEVGEGLDAAGASIVDCGGLVVSPGFCDLHVHFREPGREDAETIETGSRAAALGGFTAVCPMPNTDPVADNAGVVEMVAARGREVGLVDVFPVGAVTVGQRGAELAELGAMARSAAAVDCFSDDGRPIREARLLRLALEYVRAFDAVVADHAEDASLTDGAQMHEGEVSAILGLQGWPAAAEEMVVARDLLLAELTGGRLHLCHVSTANAVELIRAAKARGVRVTAEATPHHFTLTDEAARSYDPVFKVNPPLREKTDVEAVRVGLADGTLDAIATDHAPHAREDKEVEWAAAPPGMLGLETALALALTELVEPGFLTLAQMVERLTAGPARCRRLPGHGGPLAAGAPANLAVFDPAARWTVDAGRLASRARNTPYHGRELTGRVVHVLLRGRFTVRDGQVTR from the coding sequence CTGGTCGACCCGGCCGGTGGCCACGACGGCCAGCACGACGTCCTGGTCCGGGACGGCCTCGTCGCCGAGGTGGGGGAGGGCCTGGACGCGGCCGGCGCCAGCATCGTCGACTGCGGCGGGCTGGTGGTCAGCCCCGGCTTCTGCGACCTGCACGTCCACTTCCGGGAGCCGGGCCGGGAGGACGCCGAGACGATCGAGACCGGCTCGCGGGCGGCCGCGCTGGGCGGCTTCACTGCCGTGTGCCCGATGCCCAACACCGACCCGGTGGCCGACAACGCCGGGGTGGTGGAGATGGTCGCCGCCCGCGGGCGCGAGGTCGGCCTGGTCGACGTGTTCCCGGTCGGAGCGGTCACCGTGGGCCAGCGCGGCGCTGAGCTGGCCGAGCTGGGGGCGATGGCCCGGTCCGCAGCCGCGGTCGACTGCTTCTCCGACGACGGCCGGCCGATCCGGGAGGCCCGCCTGCTGCGGCTGGCCCTCGAGTACGTGCGCGCCTTCGACGCGGTCGTCGCCGACCACGCCGAGGACGCCTCGCTGACCGACGGCGCCCAGATGCACGAGGGGGAGGTCTCGGCCATCCTCGGGCTGCAGGGCTGGCCGGCCGCTGCCGAGGAGATGGTGGTCGCCCGCGACCTGCTGCTCGCCGAGCTGACCGGCGGCCGCCTGCACCTGTGCCATGTCTCGACCGCCAACGCGGTCGAGCTGATCCGGGCGGCCAAGGCCCGCGGGGTGCGAGTGACCGCCGAGGCGACGCCTCACCATTTCACCCTCACCGACGAGGCGGCCCGCTCCTACGACCCGGTGTTCAAGGTCAACCCGCCCCTGCGCGAGAAGACCGACGTCGAGGCGGTCCGCGTCGGCCTGGCCGACGGCACCCTGGACGCGATCGCCACCGACCACGCCCCCCACGCCCGCGAGGACAAGGAGGTCGAGTGGGCGGCCGCCCCGCCCGGGATGCTCGGGCTCGAGACCGCCCTCGCGCTCGCCCTCACCGAGCTGGTCGAGCCCGGCTTCCTCACCCTGGCCCAGATGGTCGAGCGCCTCACCGCCGGCCCGGCCCGCTGCCGGCGCCTGCCCGGCCACGGCGGCCCGCTGGCGGCCGGGGCCCCGGCCAACCTGGCCGTGTTCGACCCGGCGGCACGCTGGACGGTGGACGCGGGGAGGCTGGCCAGCCGCGCCCGCAACACGCCCTACCACGGGCGCGAGCTGACCGGCCGGGTTGTCCACGTCCTGCTGCGGGGCAGGTTCACCGTCCGCGACGGGCAGGTGACCCGGTGA